Sequence from the Suncus etruscus isolate mSunEtr1 chromosome 1, mSunEtr1.pri.cur, whole genome shotgun sequence genome:
gtcccatgtggtcccccgtgcctgccaggaacaatttctgagcctggagccaggaataatccctgagcactgccgggtgtgacccaaaaaccacaaaaaaaaaaaaattttttttttggattttgggtcacacccagctatgctcaaggatcactcctggtgatgctagtATCCTTtataggatactagggattgaatctgggtaggacgtatacaaggcaaacaccctacctgtctATCTCTAGTCTATCCTGGACAACTTTAAACCACTAACAGGATGTCACTGATTGCAGAGTTGAGAAGATCTGCATATcagtatatcatatatatatctgCTTCCATTACACAGGTAGACATATTACATGTAAATAGCTCCAAGAACATGGATAAGGCCACAAGGGGTTACTCAGTAGTTTATTACATGATGAGCACCACAATTAAACCAGGATAGTGTTTATGACCCCAGGTcagaacaataataaaacaaaaaaaaaggagttaaagttataaagaaaactatgataaccaacaaataaaaatagtcaataaagggacagagaaatagctcaTAGACTGCagtgaacattttttttggttacacccccacccccaaaatcgatcctggcaggctcggaggaccatatgggatgccgagaatcgaacctgggtttgttggctgcttgcaaagcaaacaccctactgctgtgctattgctccagccctgcagtGCATACTTATACAAGAAGCctgttcagggcccggagagatagcacagtggcatttgcctcgcaagcagccgatccaggaccaaaggtggttggtttgaatcctggtgtcccatatggtcccccgtgcctgccaggagctatttctgagcagatagccaggagtaacccctgagcaccgccggatgtgacccaaaaaacaaaacaaaacaaaacaaaacaaaaaaaagaagcctctTCAATGCCTGACACCACAAGTTTCCCTTAGCCCTCTAGGAGCAAGGCAAGAATGATAGTGCCTTGcctacagctgacctggatttgagctCTTAAAACTctgtatagttccctgagccccactaatagggatccctgaaagcagagccagttgagcacagatgggtgtgcctccaaacaaaaataagcaaacaacagCACCACCAGAcggttcccctgagcacagcacatGAGTAACCTGGAATACCTTCAAATATggctcctaaacaaacaaacaaacaaaaaacaaataaataaaaggcacaaATCTGAGAGAGTTCAAAGGCTGGagaattttccttgcatgagagAGTCAAGTCTGAACTGTGTTTCTCAATCTGGACCTCTTCATTTCATCACAACTTAGGTCCTTATTTTTTTCATCCTGAAGGTCTGGGTGGTGCTACAAGAACAAGTACCTGAGGTCAGCCACTATTCTGGAACCAAGTTGAGTCAAAGCAAACTACCCTCAGTTTGAGCACCTGTGTCACCCTGGAGTCCTTTAAGCCCTTAGCACAGTTTTTTGATATCCAACAACTCTTTCTGTGCATCTTACTTATCTCTAACTCTCCCATGCTCTCTGTCCATGGACATTCCACCATAACGCTTGGTCCTGAAGGCCAGCACAACCCGGACTGGAGAATCAACCTGTAACTGGAGAGTTACCAGCTACCTGATGCCTGGGCCAGATGAAGACTGGGTAAAGGTTCCATCCAGGGAAACAAACACAGGAAACAGCTCCTTGCTTCGAGAATAGGTTCAAAAGGGGTTGAGTTTTCCATCAGGTGAAACCTCTTTGACCTCTTGGAGGTGACTGGTGAAGGGAGAGATCAGTGTCTGTAACTGTGAGCTCTCAGTACAAATTCTGGGTCAAGAATGTTCCAGGAAGACTTTGTCACACGAGTACCACATGGCAGGGTATCTTGTCTTATACTTACATGTCTCTTGTATAAATTCCCAAGCAGTTTTCATTTGTGGCTTAACCATTCCTCTCTTCCTAAGGATTAGCTATTGGTACCATTCTGTTTCCAAATGTTGCTTGGGAGACTTTCCCAAattccctttttcttttgaattttggggctacccctggcagtgctcaggacttggtcCTGGCCctctactcaagaatcacttctgatggtgcttagatgcccatatgtggtgctgggaattgagcccagatTAGCTtcttgaaaggcaagtgccctacctgctgtatttctCTGTCCCCCAACATTTCTTATATGCAACTTTGACTCTTGACACTGCATCTAGAAACACAGCTCTATGCATCTCCCTCATGCAAGGAAAGGAGGGCTGGCATAATTTGCTGAATTGAAATACCTATGGAAGATGTCTGTTACTGTTAAGAGAAAAGGTCTAAGTTGGTGACAAAGATTGAAGTCATCTCAAGTGGCTAGAGCACAGCTCTGCATGTAGGAGGCTGATCCTCTAACACCACAAGGAACAAACCCCAAATACCCATCCAAAAGAAGCCCCCAAGCATTGTGAgaagtgtgtccccccaaaaaactggaaGAACCATTAATGCCTTTGAGGGAGGACATGTCCAATACAGCAGAGTAATAGAGTCAAAGGAGTTCTGATTTAGATTCACAATTGGGAGATGGATAGAGACTATAGGACTAATTCATGCAGAGGCCTGGTGGGAACAGAAATAGGGGCAAAGCTAGGGATATGGCTAAAGTGGAAGAACTCAGATGTGTGAGGCCTTGGCACCATGtgtggggtttgatccctggcaccatgtgatttctgagcatctctgggttaGCCCCCCACATTGAGGCAAGGAGCAACAACAGAAGAAgtaagaggcagagagagagagagagagagagagagagagagagagaaagagagagagagaaagagagagagaaagagagagagagagagcatttgccttgtacacaattgACCCCAGTTAGTTTCTGGCATTATTATTATATCCTGAAATATcatcagtaatgatccctgagcactgctaggtgtggcccaaagaaacaaacaaaaagaagtagggTGAATCATCAGCTTTCAGAAAACTCTAAATACTCAAGTATCCCCACTTCTTACTGCTATCCaccattttctgttgttttggtgCTCAGGTCAATCtccgtgcaaagcaagtgccttacttctatcttatctctctggccctgtagggGAGCATATGTATTGCTTGTTGGAGCTCTGGTTTTGCAGAGTTTTCCAGCACTAGTTTCTGGTTTTCCAGCactagtcctctgagcaccactatgaaCAATGCCTCAGCCTCCAAGCACCAAAAGCTTGCagaagtagccactgagcaccaccaggctaaaacacacacacacacacacacacacacacacacacacacacacacacacacacacacacacacacaccaaaaatattaaagaaaagtatTATATAGTATTCCATGGTTTACCTCCACATTCTGGGTTTACAAACTATACATGAGTAAGTATACATTTCAGTTGGTTTAGCTGGATAGAAAACCACATGCAGCATTGCTtatgaatcactcctagcaagcttggggaaccatatggagtcctggggcttgaatccaggtcagctgcgtttaagacaagtgtcctacttaCTGTACTGTCCCTCAAAgctttagggtttttgtttgtttgtttttggtttggggccacattcagcggtTACTTTGagttctgggattactcctggcgggaTCCGGGGACCACATCAGGTGCctagaatcaaacccgggtcataCATGCTGTACTGATCGCTGCGGCCCCAAtcgggtggcgaacaagttcgacacaaagagccaaaattttaaactgtgagagtcagagagccacaccacgcagtgacctgccaaaacagacaaacactcacacaaaagcatctaattttaacaataatatattaaacacatattgcattttgccattttgagtgagggtcaaaatcctgttcgccacccctaaACTTTAGCTCTTGAACAACATTTATTCCgtgcagtttttttgttttctttattagtttgttttttggggcacacccagtgacactcaaggtttattcctggctatgcgctcagaaattgctcctagcttgagtgaccatgtgggacaccaggggatcgaaccgaggcccatcctaggtcagcgcgtgcaaggcaaacaccctaccgcttgcgccaccgctccggcccctattccatGCGTTttgaaacgaaacaaaacaaaacaaaacaaaacaaagcaaaacaaaacaatctcacGTTTAGGTATAAAGCACCTTCCATCACTGACATCTCTCAACGCTTGCAAACAAATGATTAAACTGCGGGGCAGACCTGAGTCTCTTACGCCCCCTGCCGGTACTCCGCCGTCTGCGCCAACCAGGAGAAGCTTTCGAGACCCGAGAAAGCGAATGTTCCGCGCAAGGCCTTCTGGAATACGGCCTGCACTTAGAACTACAAGTCCCGACAGGCACCGCGCCGCAGCCGTCTCCGCCTACCAGGAGAGGGTCTCGAGAGTCTAGAGAGCGCGTGTCCGCGCAAGGCCTGCTGGAACACGGTCTGCTCTTAGAACTACAACTCCCGACAGGCACCGCGCCGCCGCCGCGGCGAATATCTTGCAGAGCGCCAGCAATCTGACTCCGGCGAATCTGCGACTGTGCGACTGTGCGAATTCGCCGGGCGGGCGCCCACGTGGGGCGCGCGGCCTTTGCGGGGCCCGGAAGGAAGCGGAGCGCTGGCCGGCGGAGCCGCGGTCATGGCTGCCGGGGGCCCGGGGCCCGCGCGCTCGGGCCCGGAGGCTGCGCCTTCGCCTTCGGCCGAAGCACCGCTGCAGTACAGCCTGCTTTTGCAGCACCTGGTGGGCGACCTGCGCCAGCCCCGGCTGCTGGAGCCCGGCCGCCTGGGCGGCATCCCCAGCCCGGCCAAGAGCGAGGAGCAGAAGCTGGTGGAGAGGGCGATGGAGAGCTGCGCCTTCAAGGCCGCGCTGGCCTGCGTGGGAGGTGAGGCGCGGCGAGGGGCCCGGCCTTCACCTTGACCTTGACCTTGGCCAGGCCAGAAGACCGCGAGCCTGCGACACGGGCGACCTAGGGCCCCCCACCTCGTCTGCGGAACCTCGTGGGCCCCCGAGGTTAGCTTGTGCCCCTGCAATCCATCGGCCGCTGCGTGGGGGGCTGTGGAGGGCTGCCAGGGAGATCGTGGGGGGGGGATTCGGGCGTATTCACTCCCTGTGCCACCTGTAAAtacgtattttctttttttggtttttggatcacacctggtgacgctcaggggttcctcctggctgtgtgctcagaaatcactcctggcaggctcagccgggggaccctatgggatgccgggattcgaaccacccaaatttgatcctgcgtcggccgcttgcaaggcaaacgccctaccgctatgctatctctccggcccaagtattttccttttaagttaatatatttaagtaccatgattacaaaaatgtttgtagttgggtttcgatTATAGACAAGgacgccccccttcaccagtgcaaccttcccaccctCTCCACCCTCTCCAAgtccctgtctgtattcgagacaggctttctgtttcactcactaccattgccatgagagttgtcagcgtagttatttctctaactgaattttGTGGTAAGAAGCAttttctgggggccgggaaggtggcgctacaggttaggtgtctgccttgcaagtggatggaccgcggttcgatcccccagtgtcccatatggtccccccaagccaggggcgatttctgagcgcatagccaggagtaacccctgagcgtcacgggtgtggccccaaaaaaaaaacaaaacaaaaagagcattttctattttgttgtttttttgggtcacacccagcagtgctcaggggttcctcctggctctacgctcagaaatcgttcctggcaagctcaggggaccatatgggatgccaggatttgacccaccaacctcctgcatgcaaggcaaatgcctttacctctatgctctctctccggcccataaGCATTTTCTAAGCAAAGGGTTCCCAAGTCACTGCACCAGGAAGATGGGGCGAAGAgggacagccccccccccccttagtcTCCAAGTTCGAAGGCTTAGCtacaagggggaagaggaagggacCGAGGCACCTGGAGCGAAGCAGTGAGCAAGAGAGGTCTTTGAGATTCCCCAATGAATGTGAGACTGGCCCCAGAGCAGGCGGTTCATAAGCGACTTCTGGGCAAGGCTTGGAGACACGCCCTTAGGATTTGGATCTGGGACCTTGGTAGGAGACTTGAACTAACCGTGGAGGACAGGTTTCAGCCATCATTTTGACCTTGAAGTTATGTGAGGACCTTATGTGAGGACCTCGGATGGAAATGCAGTTAGGGCTGGCTTTTCTGTTTGGTACCTTTGCCATCTGCGGATTGTTTGCTCACTTGTTCCCTCACTTGCCATCGTCTCTAAAGCCACAGAGAGGGTTCGGCATGCCCAcctccagtttttttgtttttgtttttgggtcacaccccatgacgtacgggttacacctggctctgcgctcagaaatccctggcaggctggggggtggggtgggtgcatatgggatgctgggattctaatctgggtccgtcctgtgttggccacgtgcaaggcaaacgtcttaccgctgtgccaaCCACCTCCAGTTTTATAGTCAGAATAAATGAGGTGAGGTTttggcagtttgccttgcacatacatggtgacttgatccctggcattcccatatagtcccttgagcaggAGATTCCCTGAGtggaaaaccaggagtaacctctaagcattttTCCATTTGCTTTTAGGATTCGTCTTGGGAGGTGCTTTTGGGGTGTTCACTGCTGGCATTGATACCAATGTGGGCTTTGACCCCAAGGATCCTTATCGGACGCCAACAGCAAAAGAAGTTCTGAAAGACATGGGGCAGAGAGGCATGTCCTATGCCAAGAATTTCGCCATTGTTGGTGCCATGTTCTCTTGCACCGAATGTTTAGTGGAATCTGTAAGTGTTTCTGCCCTACTGGATagccttcctcttccctcctaaAGAGAAATGTTTTGGGGTGGGAATGGGAGCAACCCTCAGGATACTTTGACCGGCTGGGTTGATACGTCAGTGCTTGTCTCA
This genomic interval carries:
- the TIMM22 gene encoding mitochondrial import inner membrane translocase subunit Tim22, with the protein product MLSVHGHSTITLGPEGQHNPDWRINLRSFRDPRKRMFRARPSGIRPALRTTSPDRHRAAAVSAYQERNYNSRQAPRRRRGEYLAERQQSDSGESATVRLCEFAGRAPTWGARPLRGPEGSGALAGGAAVMAAGGPGPARSGPEAAPSPSAEAPLQYSLLLQHLVGDLRQPRLLEPGRLGGIPSPAKSEEQKLVERAMESCAFKAALACVGGFVLGGAFGVFTAGIDTNVGFDPKDPYRTPTAKEVLKDMGQRGMSYAKNFAIVGAMFSCTECLVESYRGKSDWKNSVIGGCITGGTIGFRAGLKAGVIGCGGFAAFSAAIDYYLR